Sequence from the Enhydrobacter sp. genome:
GCGGGTATTTTTGCGGGTACGCGAATTTCCCGGGCTGAAAAAGATCTGTTGTGACAAAGGGTTATCGGCTCAATGTGACGACGCCCCTGGCACCATTCCTCGTCGACGACCCGAGAATCTCCTAGACTGCGGACGCTTGCGGACGCTGCACGGCCGCATGGGGTGGGGGAAGCCGATGACACGTGAACGGGATGTTCCGCTGCGCTGCGGCGGTGTCGCATGAGCCGCGTGCTGATCGCCGGGGGTGGCGTCGGCGGGCTGGTGTTGGCGATGATGCTGCACCGGCGCGGCATCGACTGCGTCGTGTTCGAGGCGGCGGTCGAGGTCAAGGAGCTGGGCGTCGGCATCAACACCTTGCCGCACGGCATTGCCGAGCTCGAGCAGCTCGGGTTGCTGGCGGAGATGGATCGCATCGCCATTCGCACGCGCGAACTGCGCTACCTGAATCACCTCGGCCAGACCATCTGGTCGGATCTGCGCGGGACCTGGGCCGGTCACGCCACGCCGCAATTCTCGGTTCATCGCGGCCGCCTGCACGGAATGCTGTGGCGCGCGGCGCTTGGAAGGCTGCCCGAGGACAGCGTCCGCACGGGGCATCGGCTGGCGGGCTTCAGCCAGGACGCGGAAGGCGTCACCGCCGAATTCACCACGACGACGGGCACCGTCACCGAACGGGGCGATGTTCTGGTCGGCGCCGACGGTATCCATTCGGTGCTGCGCGCCCAACTGCATCCCGAGGACGGCGGCATCCGCTGGAACGGCATCCAGATGTGGCGCGGTGCACTCGACTATCCGGTGTTGGAGACGGGCGATGTCATGCTCATTGCCGGCGACGAGGTCGCCAAGCTGGTCTTCTATCCCATCGCTCCCGGCAAGAGCCCGGACACGCGGCTGACCAACTGGGTGATCTACGCGCATGCCGGCGACCCCGAACAGCCGCCGCCGCGCCGGCAGAAATGGTCGCGCGTCGGCAAGCTGGAGGAGGTGTCGAGGTTCTCGCACCGGCTGAAGCTGCCCCAGCTCGATGTCGAGGGCATGATCCGCGCCACCGGCGAGTTCTATGAATATCCGATGTGCGACCGCGATCCCTTGCCGTGGTGGACGCAGGGGCGGGTCACCTTGCTCGGCGATGCGGCGCACCCGATGTATCCGGTCGGCAGCAACGGCGCCTCCCAGGCCATCCTCGATGCGCGCTGCCTCGCCGACCTGCTGGCGGCGCATCCGCCGGGCGAGGCGCTCGCCGCCTATGACGCGGACCGTCGGCCCAAGACCGCGGCCCTCGTCGCCAGCAACCGCCAGGGTGGGCCGGAGCGGGTGGTGGATTTCGTCGCCCGGCGCGCGCCGCAGGGCTTCACGGATCTCGCCGGGATCGCCACGCCCGAGGAGCTGAAAGCCATCGTCGGCGGCTATGCCCAGATGGCCGGCTTCGCCGCACCCAGGCCGTCGCCGTAGACCGGACGACTCCCGTCTCCCATCTTGCCGCAGACGCTTCGGTGCGGGCGGATGTGCGTAGTACTATCGGGCACCCGCCAAGAGATCGTCCGGGAAGTACGCGGTGGCAATGGACCAGTGGCGAAAACCGTCGAACCGTCGCGTCGACCTGTGGTGGCTTTCGCTGGAAGGCGTGTCGGACGATTCGTCGAGGCGCTGGGCCGCGCTGCTCGACGACGACGAGCGCGCGCGCGCCGTGCGCTTCGTCCACGATCGGGATCGCCGTCCGTTCGTCGCCGCGCACGCCCTGTTGCGCGTGCTGTTGCAGGCGTTCGGCGGTCGGCCCGCCGCCGCGTGGCGGCTGGCCGCAGGGCGCCACGGCAAGCCCGTGCTGCATCCCGACCATGGCCAGGATGCGGCAAGCCTCTCCTTCAACATCTCGCACACGCGGGGCGCGGTCGCCTGCGCGACGACCCTCGATCACCCGGTCGGGGTGGACGTCGAAGCGCTGGAGCGTCCGGGCGACCTGATGGAGATCGCCCGGTCCTACTTCGCGCCGGCCGAACTCGCCACGCTGCGCGCGACGGCACCGGCGGACCGGCGCGCGACGTTCCTGCGGCTGTGGACGCTCAAGGAGGCGTACCTGAAGGCGCGCGGCGACGGGCTGTCGCTGCCGCTCGATCGCTTCGCCTTCTCGCTGTCGCCGCCGCGCGTCACCTTCGAGCCGGGCTTCGGCGACAGGGCGGGCGACTGGCAGTTTCATTCTCTTTCGGCCGGCACCGCGCATGTGCTGTCGCTCGCCGTTCGACACGGAGCCGATGAGCCGCTCGCCGTGCAGGAGCATCGGCTGAGTCCGGCCGATCTCGACGGGTAGGCGACGAAGGCCCATCGCGTCGCCGGGAGAGTCAGATTCGCCCGTGACGCCGGAATCGGGGGGTCGAATCGCCCTCCGATGCAGACGCCATCGGCATCGGACGGAATCCATCGACCGAATTAGGTCCTTGTCAGTGAGTCGAGGTAAAATGCGCCCATGAGCACCCTGACCACACCCGGCCGCGAGGGCCGCGCGGGATTTCCCGTATCGACGTTCTCCTTTGCCAATCGCCCGCCGACCCGTCCTCCCGACATGTGACCGGAGGTTTCCGCAGTTCCCGCAGTTTGCGCAACGCATTCCGGCAGAGAGCAGGCACACCACCCTGAGGGCGTCTCGGGCGGGTGCTCGCGACGTTGATTGTCCGGCGACACCCCGCCGGAGGTTTGCGAGGTTTCCGAGGTTTCCGAGATCGATTTCCGCGATTTCCGCGATTTCCGCGACGGGGGTCGTAGCGGTTCGGGTCGGCGCGAATGCAACCGGTAGGGTCAGTCGTCCCGGCGTCGCCGGGCGGCGTAGCCGCGGTAGAAGGCCGGTCCCAATTCGGGATGGGTCTCGATCCGGTGCGTCTGGGAATCGATCGTCCAGCGGTCGACGATGTCGTAGCCGAGCCCGTCGAGCGCCTGCGGCACCTCGCGCTCGTCGCGAACGTGATAGGGCACTTCGGCGACCCGGAAATTTTCCAGCGTCACCACGGTGGGGCCATCGCGCGTCACGACCTTGTTGAGAAGGATGTGGCGCGGCAACCGGCGCAGGCGCCGGACCAGTTCCGGCAGGGGCCGGTCGAGATAGGGCATCAGCCCCGACGCCAGCAGGACGTCGGCGGGGGCGGCGTCCTCGAGGCGCTCGACGAAGGACAGGGTCCGGTCGGTGGGTCGCGCCTGCTTGCGTCCGGCCCGGACCAGCGCCGGCAGGTCGTAGACGGTCCACTCGATCCGCGCGAGATCGAGATAGGGCTCGAAGGCGCGATACTTCACCCCGATGTGGCCGCCGGCGTCGACCACGTGGATCGGCTCGGCGGACAGTCGCTTCAGCCAGTAGAGGATCGGATAGTCCCACAGCGGGACCTGCTGCATCAGCTCCTTCGAGACCTCGGTGACGTCGTCGTTGTCGTAGCCCCGCAGCTTGCCCGGCCGCACGTTCTTCAGGGCCTCCTCGTGCGAGGCGAAGGCGCCGCGAAAGCGCAGGGTGTCCGGGGCGAGGGCGCGGTAGCGGCCGATGGCGGTCAGGGCTGCGATCTTCATCTGGTGGCGCAGCGCGGCGACGAAACCGGAACCGGCGACCCATTCTGCTTCGGCAAGGAGCTCCATTGGACGATACGCTACACGAATGCCGGGGCGACCGCGATTCGTCGAGGATGCCGGCAGGCTCGCCGAGGCGGCATGCCCGGGAGCGGCGAACGGTGCTAGGTTGATCGGGCCTGACCGGGGCCGGTCGAGCGAACAGGAGACCAGAATGCCCGTGACATTGGACACCATCGGTCAAGACTTCGGGACCATTATCCAGATGCAGAGCACGATGATGAAGGAGAGGGGCGACGCCCTGAAGGGCATCATCCGGAAGATGGGCTGACGCCGTCCCGGCGGCCCTTCGGCATGTCGCTCGGCAAGGACAATTGGGGCTGGCGCGCCCGTATCGGCCTGTTCATCGTCGCCAGCGAGGCGGTGCCGGAAGCGGAATGGTGGGCGATGGCGCCCGCCGGCGTTTCCGTTCACGCCGCCCGAGTGACGGCGAAGGCGCCGTGGGCATCCTGGTCGGCCGACCGGGCCGGCGTCGAGCTCGCGGCCGACCTGGACCGCGGCTGCCGGCAGTTCGCCGCAATGCAGCTGTCGGCGGTGACGGTCGCGCACACTTCGAGCAGCGTCGTGGGCGGCAAGGGATGGGACGAGGCGGTGATCGCCCGCCTCGCGGCCGAGCTCGGCAACGGCGTGAACGTCACGACCAACGGGCTCGACACGCTGATGGCCCTGCGCGCCGCGGGCATCACGCATCCCCTCCTGGTGTTGCCGCCGTGGTTCCCCGACGACACGATCGCCGCCGCGCTGCGCTACTACCGGGAGCAGGGGATCGAACCGGCGGCGCATCTGCGCATGGATCCCGGGCGCAAGTGGCGCGACCTCGCGCCCGGCGATCTCTACGGGCAGGGGCTGGGGTTCGCCCAGGAGATCGAGCCGCTCTACCGGCAGATCCGCGCGGCATGC
This genomic interval carries:
- a CDS encoding flavin-dependent oxidoreductase codes for the protein MSRVLIAGGGVGGLVLAMMLHRRGIDCVVFEAAVEVKELGVGINTLPHGIAELEQLGLLAEMDRIAIRTRELRYLNHLGQTIWSDLRGTWAGHATPQFSVHRGRLHGMLWRAALGRLPEDSVRTGHRLAGFSQDAEGVTAEFTTTTGTVTERGDVLVGADGIHSVLRAQLHPEDGGIRWNGIQMWRGALDYPVLETGDVMLIAGDEVAKLVFYPIAPGKSPDTRLTNWVIYAHAGDPEQPPPRRQKWSRVGKLEEVSRFSHRLKLPQLDVEGMIRATGEFYEYPMCDRDPLPWWTQGRVTLLGDAAHPMYPVGSNGASQAILDARCLADLLAAHPPGEALAAYDADRRPKTAALVASNRQGGPERVVDFVARRAPQGFTDLAGIATPEELKAIVGGYAQMAGFAAPRPSP
- a CDS encoding 4'-phosphopantetheinyl transferase superfamily protein; its protein translation is MDQWRKPSNRRVDLWWLSLEGVSDDSSRRWAALLDDDERARAVRFVHDRDRRPFVAAHALLRVLLQAFGGRPAAAWRLAAGRHGKPVLHPDHGQDAASLSFNISHTRGAVACATTLDHPVGVDVEALERPGDLMEIARSYFAPAELATLRATAPADRRATFLRLWTLKEAYLKARGDGLSLPLDRFAFSLSPPRVTFEPGFGDRAGDWQFHSLSAGTAHVLSLAVRHGADEPLAVQEHRLSPADLDG
- a CDS encoding methyltransferase, TIGR04325 family, translated to MELLAEAEWVAGSGFVAALRHQMKIAALTAIGRYRALAPDTLRFRGAFASHEEALKNVRPGKLRGYDNDDVTEVSKELMQQVPLWDYPILYWLKRLSAEPIHVVDAGGHIGVKYRAFEPYLDLARIEWTVYDLPALVRAGRKQARPTDRTLSFVERLEDAAPADVLLASGLMPYLDRPLPELVRRLRRLPRHILLNKVVTRDGPTVVTLENFRVAEVPYHVRDEREVPQALDGLGYDIVDRWTIDSQTHRIETHPELGPAFYRGYAARRRRDD